The following is a genomic window from Takifugu rubripes chromosome 13, fTakRub1.2, whole genome shotgun sequence.
CATGGTTCCTCAGTCAACAGTGTCCAGATCCTGAGGTGAACTGAGGGGTTAATGTAGTTGGACAAACATTTGCGCGTCATTTGTTCGATTGATGTGACTCAGATGCAACACTGTGCAGAGAAAATTGAGGTTTTTGGGGAGGATTAATGGGAACGCGGGGTTAATGAGTCCGCCTCGCCGAGTTAAGATTAAttgtgactttaaaaaaaagaaaagaaaatgcagctCCTCCTAATCCTGAAAATGAGGTCTCAGTTTGACTCTGAGAGTAATCTTCTTTGCctccatctttttcttctgGACAGGAATCATTCAAAGGTGTACCCCAGTCAAGTATCACTACTCTTCATCCATCCTACCGAGAAATTTACCCATCAACATCACAAAGACAATACGGCAGGACGAGTGGCACGCCCTCCGTAAGTCTCAGGACGCGATTTAATGCCTTTATCCAAATGACGGCAGAACCTCAAGTAGAATCTTTCTAACCTTGCTCACAGTAAACGATGACATCTGTTTATTTGCCCAAAAATAACCATCCCAGTCCACCCCAAGACACGCACCAGTCAGTCACACAAGCACGTGAAACAGTGTTAGCCAAAGTGATCTTCTAGCCAACATTGTTGGGTAGAAGCAGCGGTGTGTTGATGCCGAGCAGTCTTCTATGTTTCACCTACTTCTGCACGTCTCATTAGTACTTTTGGACATTAAAATAGAGTTTTAAATGAggtgtttgcatgtgttttattttgcctGATGGGCAGCGGCACTGGATGTGCTCTGTTTGCAGATCTGAGGAGGATGACGGCCGGCTTCGTCGGCATGGCCGTGTCCATCATCCTTTTCGGGTGGATCATCGGAGTGTTGGGATGCTGCCAGCAGCATGACCTCATGCAGTATGTAGCTGGGCTACTCTTCCTCATGGGAGGTACTGtgagcgtacacacacacacacacacacacacacacacacacacacacactcctctccaCGCAGGCAAAATCCAATCGTTTTCAATTTGGGTGTTTATTTAGTGACGTGAGAGGACAGGCTGTGATAGTAGATCGATGTCCTGCAGTAACCTGACACCTGTcccatttaacccccccccccccacctgtctTTTCTGCTCACGCAGGAACATGCTGCATCATCTCCTTGTGCACGTGCGTGGCAGGAATCAACTTCGAGTTGTCCCGCTACCCCCGCAACATGTACGGCCTTCCCGAGGACATTAGCCACGGCTACGGCTGGTCCATGTTTTGTGCCTGGGGGGGCCTGGGTCTCACCCTGCTGGCGGGCTTCCTCTGCACCTTGGCTCCCTCCCTGAGCACACCCGCTCGCACGACGACCCACAAGCCGAGGCAGGAAAACGGGACCGTGTGACGGAGGACAGCGACGGACCCACGGAACGCACAACCCGCACCCTTCGAACGTTGATGTTTAAAACAGTCTTCGTCCGTTCACCATGTACACCGCCCTCAACatctccatccccccccccccccccccccccccccagtgttcATCGTGCCTGAAAAGGAGCAAAGTAACGGAAAAAAAGGTCTCACCACCAGTGTGGAAGAACGCCTGAGGGACCAACAGCGGGAACAACACCCACAGTAACGTTGTATCATTATGGGCATGGGTCTCATAGCACAAATACGCCTTTTCTGGTGGGTGGAGGTCTTTGACATGCTGAATTTGTGATGATCTTGACTGTTTTCTCCAAGGAGAATTTCGTCTTACAACGGTGCTCTCgtaaacacatggaaacacacacacacacacactcacgcagcaCACGCACTAGCACACACTTTTTCACACAATTCCACTCAATTACTCCCAGTGAATGATGGGAAAATCCCCTCGAAAAAGGAGCGGACATCAAGCCGGAGCATCAAGTCAGCAGTCTTCTTTCAGTCGAGTGATGTGTGCTGTGTTAATGTTCTttatggatttaaaaaaaaaagaaaaaaaggagtaaaaaaaaaagatcctggCATTAGCTGCCCGCCGTTTATAATAAACAGATATTAAAGAGGGGCCCCggggaaacatctgcagcctcctcagAGCACAGGGGCCTCCCAGAAGCATGTCAGtatgatgaagaaaaaaaagctaatttccATTGAATTGCAGATTTTCAGACGCCTCTGTACAGACTCTATAGTCAACAAATTCATCTGTGTAGATCCAGATCATTGTCCCAGTCCAGTAGAGTGTAAGAGAGGAGCGACAGGAATCATTTTCTCCCCTCTTTTTGGTTATGGAGGAAATGTCGGCTGACAGTGTTTAAAGGACAAAGAGGGGACAAAATCAGTGTTTGCCTGCAATAACGGTGAAGGATTTAGCATATTCAAGATGAGCCTTAAAAGAAAGAGGTGCCACTTTGTTGATTTCACCCCAAAATGAAAGCACAGGCCGCgtttgaaccccccccctcactttgTACAGACGCATCGCACCCCGACGCCCCTTAACCTGCCCCCACGACAACTAAAAAACGCAAGCACAACACGGAGCATAAACCACGCTAACAGCGGCACGTCAACGCACCAGTGCggggctggagctgctgttagGCCAGGTGattattttatacatttaagaaacaattgaagaaaaaaagattccagTAGGAGTCATCTGCATCACTTAAAGCTCAATTAATCTCATTATTGTAAACATAGTACAAATTGATTCACCCCATTCATGATGCGCCTTATTGGGACGTGGTAATTATTCGTTTTTTCAGACTTTTATACTTTATACTTTCTCCCGAGCTGGAGTTAGAAAAGCACAAGGACCAGAAAGACCCCAGTCTGCTGTCCTGCAGGACGCACCCCGAAGCAGCGTCGTCGGGTTcgaaagtgttgtttttaaagaagcGGCGCGACTGGTGCGTTCATGGACACGCCTTCACGTGGGTTTGACCAGTGTACAGCAGGCCgaggagaagacaaagcagCCAATGGTGTGTTactcagatttatttatttatttatttgtcccaAAGTCATTCTAATTCATGAGAAAAAAGAGGCCATTACATCGTCATGATAATATTACAGCCATGTGTGATGAAGTTTTTATCAGTGTCAACCATGAGATATTCTATCTGCTGTGTCAAATAacataagaagaaaaaaaaaaaggtgttatgTGTATTAATAACACTGTGTGTGATGTTCTGTCCTCTCGCCGCCACCATCAACCACTCGGTGAGACCGTGGACACTTTTCCGAAGGCGGGGAAACGAACTGCGGCGCGAACAAAAACTCTCGTGTTTGACCTTTGCTCTTCGCTGGGCCTCGACACGTgggagtaaaaaaaaattttaagtattttaagtatttttttctttcctttaaccATGTGGAGGTTGAGATGGTGATTCTGGGAGGATTAAAGGACACGTACCTGTAAAAATACATCTCTATCTGTGGTCACTGACTCAGCCGTTCGGATCCTGCGGCCAGTAACAGGGTCAATCCCGTCAGTATGTGGCGCAAAGGTTGCTGGGTCTGAAGCACGAATGGGTGTTACTGGTGAGAAACTAGTGAGATATGACGgtgcggtgggggggggggggggtgtcacaggATTGGTTTTGGTTCAAACTGTCAGAACAGCAGCACACAGTAGCAACAAATCCACAGAGGGAATCAGGTTTGAACTGGTGAAAGTGCCCATCCCAGCGCATCCGTTATGTTCTACCAGTGGTTTCTACTGGTTCAGACCGAAGCGGCGCCACAGTCTTGCATGATCTCCTtacatttcatttctttcagtAGATCAAAGCTtgtgtacatttttaatttattttaattgaataAAACAGGTCATTGCTAATGAGTCTGGTGTGACTTCCGGTGTTTGTGTTCGGGTCCAGTCTTCACCCCCCCACAACCACGTGGGGAGGTGAAGCTGAGGACATGGTGCCATCTAGAGGGAGGATGTCAGTTTTCATGCGTTTGGGTTGGAGGCTGCTAAAATACCTGCTCAAAATCAGTGGAAATAGgttcatttaaacatttatttaaaaaatcttAATCTAATCTTGCCGTATATTAGACATGTTTAAGGTGGGGTTTTTTGTTTCATAGCTTCTGGACAACTTTCAAacaattttaatgtgttttttttttttaattattattattaagaatTTAGATATACGATGTTTAATCTATAATTGTACATGTACTGCCAGTGAACATTCACGCACATTACAAGACTCATTGATGATTACATGAAAATTACAGGCAATAAAATCAACTGTAGTGCTGCCGTTTACATTTGTTTCCGGAGATTATTTAAGTTAAACAGCGTGTAAAACTCACATGTTATACGACAGAAAGAATCAACATCAGAGATGAAGCCTGAAGGGCCTCGTTGCCTTTTAATGTTCATTCCGATTTCCCTGGGTAACAGTGAGCAACGTTCACACCAGTCTACTTCTTGGCCCGGCAATGGGCGCCCACCACCATGTAGCTGTCCGGTGAGGAGTTGAGAGCGGGCGGCCTCACTTTGTTCCGACAGACGTCGGACCTCCCGGTCGGACCCCCTCCGCGACAGGGGTCGTGCTTCTGCAGGTAACTGGCGAAGGTCTCCCAGCCTCCGCCGACACGCACCATCACCTGCCGCTCATTCAGCATCTGCACAGGTGACACCACAGTCAagctgggaatgctgggaaatgAGGAATTTGCAACCGGCATGAGGAAGTCTGAagtctcaaccccccccccggaaGGCAAATGCAGTCGCTTTGTCAAAATCTCATTAGACCAAATGAAACGACACCCCGTGAGAGCAGCTGAGCACACACGCAGCACTAATCCACACATGATCATGCAGcgtcacacacgcacgcacatgcgtTGGCGGTGACGTGCGAGCCCCACCCCCGCAGAAAAACACCTGATAAACATAGATATTTTAACTAGTGTGACTCCTGTGTGGACATGTTATCCATTAGCTTTAGCGGTGAGGAGGTCAGAATCAACACATCCTCAAAAGGCAGCTGTCCTCATGGCTGAAAACCAACTGCTGCCATGGTAACCACAGCCACAatataaagggggggggggggggggggggggggggggggatgaaaggaGAAATTGAGATGAGTTCAGCGCAGACCCTCAACTCCCAGCAGACACGAACAATCCCAGGAGGCGCTGCAAAAGCCATCGGATGTTCTATTAACGCCGGCCCACCCCCCCCTGCCTTATCGCCAATAAACCCTTCATTATGGAGCCATTAAGGATGTGATAATACAAGCAGATCTGCTCGTCGGATgtggggaagtgtgtgtgtctgtgtgtgccagATGAAAAATCAATgttacaagcacacacacacgcgcacacacatatacacggTCAGGGGTAGAGGAAAGGCCCAGACAGGGCACGTCTCAGCTGTCATCCTGTAGATTAAAATGTAGAGGTCAACAGGGGTCAGCCCTGACATTCTGAGTAAACCTCTTTTCCTGTCAGCGGTGAcaggaaaataaattaaaacgtAAAGGAGCCCTCGCTTCAATTAGGAGTTTAAacaagctgtttttctttcagccTTCATTTTTAGGGTGCGTTTCTTGGTCAATCAAACAGTGAAATGTGACGGGATGTTCCTCTTTTCAACACAACTATAACCAGCCAGTCCGAGAGCCTGGTCTTTTCCCTCCAGCCCTGCTGAAAGATGCATGACTGTATTTAAGGAGCGGAGGTTATTCAATGACCCACCAGTAGGAGGCAGGCTTTAGCCACATTCATGGATAAAAAAAGAGACCGAGATGAGACTTTGTAAGATGATAGATGTACATAAGCGTCAAACTCACCAATTCAATATCTGTAAAACAACTATTTGACACACTGTAGAGGAGGGAAAAGCCCCAGTTTACAAACGGGGTGGGGGCGCTAGCTCAGAGTGAAGACTGTTTTTCTAGCCATTCATTCTAGCTCATTCATTTTTGATAAAGAGCAAGGGTGTGAAATAGGGAGAAATAAAGATGTTGAAACTATTGTGCAGGACACACAAAAAGGAGGGCGAAAAAAAAACCTAATTTTGAAATGAATTTAAGAAAGCAGTGTTCAAAACGTGTTGTCCATTACATTcctttttacaaaataaaatccattaGCACATGCAGATGTGGCGTGATGGTGTAATATGTTTGAGTGTCTTCTCCTGCGATTGACAGCGCGGGGCAGCGTCCCTGAAGGAGGGCCTAATTGGGcgcagagaagaaagaaaagctccTTTTTCGCTTTTCACCAAAGAATGGCGGAGCACTCCATGGCCGACGTGATTGAATGGCCTCCACAAGGAATAGAGATTAGGCTGGGGGTGAGGCGGGGAGGATGAGTAggggagaggagtgtgtgtgcgtgtgtgtaaagtTTAATGTGAGGAGGGGCCGTCATGCTCAGCCGCTCATTAACAAGCTGTCTGATTAAACCCCTCACTAATGACCGTGTCTGGGAAATCAATAGTATCTGTTGTTTAAAAGGGCCTGCACACTCTGAATGGCACGCTCTCCTAGGAGCTGCACCGGGGTTATCGTGGTATATGGTAATTGAGGATTATGGCTCCTTCGCCCCACACACGCGGAGGCAACTGCGGGCTTCAAGGTAATGGATGAAGTCAGGGTCGATGGGctccgcacacacacctctgacgCAGGCTTGTCAGAGAAGGTAAAGAACACACTGCAGAACATCTACGGACGATTAATAATAGCAGGAACTCTGCATGCAAAGGCGTTGAAGGTCACCACGGTGCAGGGGGAAAGGCTCTATTGTAACATAAAAGCGATTCCTGGTGATTTAACGCACGTTCCACCTGGCCTGGCCATCATAATAACATTATTTAGCCGTCACCTTGTTATTGCCTCGCTTTAAGGCGACTTTGAAACCTGTGCTCCTGCATCACTGACACGCCTGCTGAGGGGAAACAGGTGATTCCGGGGCGATAGACTCAAGGGATGTGGCCCGAGAGCCTCGAAACTGAGCCAAAAGCCACGCAGCAAGCGAGCACAGCGCATGGCGCTCGGGAACGGAAGTTCGGTGCAAAGACTAAATATAACATCCGGTaaatttccaaaataaaaacattccacGACGGATGAAATTTAAGGGTGTTGAAGGGACGCGCactttcaaaatgtatttgtatgaataaataactcaaataaacaaaaaaagtaGTTTTACATTTGAGTGTAATGGACTTATCGAGTCACCAAAATCCCAACATTAAGGGAGTATTTGATGGGAACAAATATTGTCTTCTTTTTCAGACACTAAAAAATGGTGCCATCAAACAATCGCACACAAATTCCTTTTCAGTTTTCTCTCCGACCAACAGAAAAGACCCGTCAATCCTCAGATCGCACCAAGCAGGAAATATCCACTCAATATCCAGAATATTTTAGCTTGACACATTCTAGGACATAAAATATGGACTGTAAAGTGttatttttgttaaaataaCACCAGATCGTTTGATTCAAGTTGTAACTGTGAGGTTCCGAGGGAAGATGGGCTTGGGGAAATTGATACTTAAAGTGGAATTATAAATACTAAATGTCGCATTTATGGTCGTAGTTTTCTGTTCAGCATCCACTCGCAGCCTGAAGCCGTCGTCTTTGTAAAGCCATCCGATGCGCGCCCTCCCAAGTGGCGTGCCATTTGAACCATGCACCAGACACCCTATTGCTGCAAAAGAATCATCCTTGAAGAGACATGTCATGTCTGCTTCTTTAAGTCTGAA
Proteins encoded in this region:
- the tmem276b gene encoding transmembrane protein 178B, coding for MAAMKILTGTGLFLALCALGLLAMAICTDYWYETDARRHRERCKNYANKRNDPGYIYISNHNLPLQMPPKSLQRKGNGPGAGALIRGKRHFLAAASGMESHCSRQFNSTVSGLWRKCHREGFDLETEDLIYKGIIQRCTPVKYHYSSSILPRNLPINITKTIRQDEWHALHLRRMTAGFVGMAVSIILFGWIIGVLGCCQQHDLMQYVAGLLFLMGGTCCIISLCTCVAGINFELSRYPRNMYGLPEDISHGYGWSMFCAWGGLGLTLLAGFLCTLAPSLSTPARTTTHKPRQENGTV